A stretch of DNA from Gemmatimonadota bacterium:
AAGATGTTTTCCGCGACCTCGTAAACGCCCACCACGCGGAACGGCCTGCCATTGATGCGGACCTGCCGGCCGATGGGGTCAAGGGAGCCGAACAGGGTATGGGCCAGCGGTTTCGAGATCACAACCACCGGGCGGGAAGCACGCACGTCCGCCGGCGTGAAGTCGTGGCCGGCCACGAACGCGCCGATGCTGAACTGGGCCCAGCCGGCATCATCGGCGGAGACCTGTACGTCCAGGATAGGCTCGCCTCTGCCCACGTCGAAGTCCGCCGTCAGGTCGAAGTCGATGATGGCCGCGTGCACCTTGTCGAGGCCTGCAATCCGTCGCGCCTCGGCCACGGCGATGGGCGGGTTGTCGCCCCAGGGCGGGCTGTGGTCGTCCACCTCGCGGGCCTCGAGCCAGTTGAAGCGCGCCACAACGAAATTCTGC
This window harbors:
- a CDS encoding ABC transporter permease, which codes for MRLASLSEGVVLALDQLRANKFRTALTVLGIVVGVATVMAMSAMVTGIRSDVLSGIEAAGPQNFVVARFNWLEAREVDDHSPPWGDNPPIAVAEARRIAGLDKVHAAIIDFDLTADFDVGRGEPILDVQVSADDAGWAQFSIGAFVAGHDFTPADVRASRPVVVISKPLAHTLFGSLDPIGRQVRINGRPFRVVGVYEVAENI